In Aegilops tauschii subsp. strangulata cultivar AL8/78 chromosome 3, Aet v6.0, whole genome shotgun sequence, one genomic interval encodes:
- the LOC109768926 gene encoding uncharacterized protein, giving the protein MPPAMEQYGGDWDGSNVHEDHVEFLRKTRRLPGAGKVEVRLAPAKEITPAPREGKRVVFRSHFLRGIGLPVSAFFRFWLEFYQLQPHHLTPNAVVLLSAFVTLCEGYLGVHPTLELWGEFFQSKMSTRTQGVPAQSGAFIAMRRVAADNPFPIITLIQSVKLWQKSYFYVKNVAPQGDYVNLPAYVAGPPAGRRPQWSYRAVTLTPAGTAAVARVRAMTQSEGLSGSDLLAPFVTRRVLPLQSRPHLICQMSGQLDPSRMCTKDMPHDEVSFMVNYLANCKLSAEWQFGKEPYSRANPPPTVCSPCLFFFSQFCHRVPLADSD; this is encoded by the coding sequence ATGCCCCCCGCCATggagcagtacggcggggactgggacggctccaacgtccacgaggatcacgtcgaattccttcgcaagacgcggcggctgcccggcgcgggcaaggtggaggtccgtctcgcgccggcgaaggagattacgccggcGCCGCGGGAAGGGAAGCGGGTAGttttccgctcgcatttcttgcgcggcattggcctgcccgtgagcgctttcttccgcttttggctcgagttctaccaactccagccgcaccacctcaccccgaacgcggtggtgctgctgtctgccttcgtcaccttgtgcgaaggctacctcggcgtccaccctaccctcgagctctggggggagttcttccagtccaagatGAGCACGCGCACgcaaggcgtgccggctcagagtggcgccttcatcgcgatgcggagggtggctgccgacaaccccttccccatcatcacgctgatccagtcggtgaagctatggcaaaagtcatacttctacgtgaagaacgtcgccccgcagggagactacgtcaatctgccggcttacgtagccggcccaccggcgggcaggcggccccagtggtcctaccgggccgtgacgctgacgccggctggaaccgcagccgtcgcccgagtgcgagcgatgacccagtcggagggtttgtcggggtccgacctgctggcccccttcgtcacgcgccgggtactcccgctccagagccgccctcatctgatctgtcagatgagcggccagctcgatccaagccggatgtgtaccaaggacatgccgcacgacgaggtgtcctttatggtgaactacctcgcgaactgcaaactctccgcagagtggcagttcggcaaggagccatatagccgagccaatccgccgcccacggtatgttctccttgtctcttcttcttctctcagttttgtcaccgagttcctttggccgactctgactag